Part of the Lolium rigidum isolate FL_2022 chromosome 6, APGP_CSIRO_Lrig_0.1, whole genome shotgun sequence genome, AATCAACCCAATACCCACAAGGACAATCAACTCAATATCCACAAGGGCAATCAACTCAATACCCCGAAGGGCAATCAACTCAATATCCACAAGGGCAATCAACCCAATACCCCGGAGGACAATCAACCCAATACCCGCAAGGACAATCAACTCAATACCCCGAAGTGCAATCAACTCAATATCCGGGACAATCAACTCAATGCCCTCAAGGACACTCAAcggtcaaaattttcaatggtcttGAGGAGAATGTTTGCTCATTAAAGGCAACGCTAAACGTCGAAAGCCCCCAAAGTGCCGACACGTATAATCCACGTGCTGGCAGGATAACACGCGTCAACGGCAATAATTTCCCCATCCTTAACATTGTGCAAATGAGTGCTACAAGAGTAAATCTATATCAGGTACGTACGATGCTGCATTTCGATGCACTACCCCATTCTTTGATATTTTAAGCTTCATAATCCATGGTTAATGATATGGTATACAAATAATTTGAATTGCAGAATGCTATTCTTTCACCATTCTGGAACATTAATGCACACAGCATCGTGTACATGATCCAAGGACATGCTCGGGTTCAGGTCGTCAGTAACCATGGTCAGACTGTATTCAACGACCGCCTTCGCCAAGGGCAGCTGCTAATCATACCACAACACTTTGTTGTCCTCAAAAAGGCAGAGCGTGAAGGATGCCAATATATATCATTCAACACCAACGCGAACTCCATGGTTAGTCACGTCGCGGGAAAGAACTCCATCTTGAGCGCCTTGCCTGTTGATGTGCTCGCGAATGCATACCGCATTTCCAGGCAGGATGCCCGAAACCTCAAAAACAACAGGGGAGAAGAGCTCGGTGCATTCACTCCTAAAGGGGCCAGCTCCCAGGCTTCCGGAGAGGAGGATGAGGTGTCGGGTCGTCGTCTCGTCGATAAGTAAGGCAAAAGAGTGAATtaaggagtgtatgatgataagtAGTATATTGAAATAATGGTGTTACCGATGTGTAACTTGGTGTCCCGTAGATGTTTATCTCAATAAAAGGTTTgtcttgatatattatttgtttgTGTCTTGTATTTCTACCTTTTCTAACAAAATCGTAAAAGTATGCATGGAGCACTCAAGAGCTAAAAGGACTCTCCGGAAAACCAAGGTCCCTCCAAAAGTGGGTGTTTTGGTTGGAGGTAGAGGTGCCGACGCAATATCCCGCATATCTCACTGATAGTACTAATTCTACTACATTTGTGGTTTTCTTTATATAATAAAATGGCACAAAAAATTCCGTTTCGTGGAGGAAAGAGTTTCCAGCCAGAGAAAAACGCATACTCATCACTTTTTTCAATAAAAGGAAtacattaatatcaaaagataccaattacacccagcctctgcaacaacgccccaccctaatggcagtacggatgcacacagccaaaaaagagtaaagaaaactaagaaataaaagtcccgctacagccttctagacctagcaacagcaatacaaccaccaccgtgacaacgcctgaagtacagactctccaaaagcgacgcatccaagaaggaaacagtgcaccagcgctgtcgttgcccgaccaaaggtcttaggatttctccctgaaaatagtctccactctcaaaacaatgcttccaacaagaacattgccaggcacaaccagttaaggccaaacCTTGGGGTTTttaccctgagaggtaagactctaaacttctcctgtgctgccgcccccacatgcataccactgctgcaagcctggaacgccaagcagatccctcagcatcaccttgactcgaacctcctttagccagtccaccaatctggccttcatgatattccttcttctgacttcatcaGGGACCAAAAAGTcatctgatgtcaacacagaatatagcttcgcggcgctccctccggaaccaaacggtcggaataaaaacatgggtgcgcgcgaccgaataccacccgatccagcaaactgcaggcaaaatatgcactTGTTCCATTCGctagcggagctttccggaactcatctctccagccggaTCAAAGCAAGCcgacctccggtagatcttcatcttcgcttgcgagaaacccgaggaccgccaccaaaaacaaagcaagaccgagcagcccccacgccgccggtCCCTCCCGCCGGATCACCGGGGAAGAAGACAacggcgcggatcatgcgtaccaccgctgaaccgtcaccgggggcggaggccgccaccgctctaccgaatcctccatggctaccgacggagagcatcaggccccggcctgccgcccggcttcctccgccggcgcttcatcacctcccatggaacgccaccgtggaaaccctccccccccctcgtcgttcgatggaaggggcgccgccaccgccgccgtggccgaggccggggccggggctgtggccgggccggggccggagccggggccgagaccagcagcagcggcggctgaggtgcggcgGTCCGGGGGCGCTGCTCGGAGCGGGGCGGGttgatcctccgccgccgcccgggaggggggcgggagaggaggaggcggcgagatCACTAATCCACCAACCGTCATCGTTTTCAAGAATATAGTTTGATTCAAACCGGCTTGGGGACAAATGGGTTCGAGATGCCTTCACTGCACTGTCGCTGCACAGTGTGCACATAGCATCCCCACAGCCCAGATTAAACACAGCAGCAGTCCAGGTCCACTCACTTCACTCCTCCCCACGGCTATTTCAAAAACACGAATGGATTTCAAACGCTAATTAATTTATTAATGAGCCCCCATCAAAAAATAATCAATGGACATCCTCTTAATTAATCTCTACCCAAACCCAATTCAAACTCGCAGCTCCATCCACACCACACCAGGTAGCTGAAAGCAGAGACCTTTCTTTCTCCTCTCCCACTCACTGCCGTTGCTTCACTCTCACTGCTGCTCCTCAGCTCGCTCGCTCACGGGCCACAATCCCCACTGCTGCAGGAGCCAGATCTCGCCGGGAAGAGGAACCCAGCCCAGCCCCAAAAGCAATGGCGGAGtgaggcgcgcgcgcgcgcggatcgaagcgatgcagcgggtggccatggcggagggcggcGCGGGGGCGGGGGGGAGGACGCTGGGCGCGGTCATCCGGGAGAAGGACGAGGAGCTGGCGCTCTTCCTCCAgatgcgccgccgccgcggccaggaGGCCGACCTGCTCCTCGACGGCGACGCCGGGGACGACGACGGGCTGCTGCTGCTCGACCctcccccgcccccgccgccgcacgccggtaAGAAGAGAAAGCTCCGAGATTTCCCACTCAACCCGTGCCCGTTTCCTCTGCTCCTGCTGTGCTGTTCTGTTCTTATGTGGGGGCGAAAACCCTAGCTTACCCTGTCTGGGTTTATGGCGCAGAGCcccgggcgccggcgccggcgccggcggggtaCAGGATGGGCGGCGGGTTCCGGAGGGCGCCCGGCGGGGCCGACGACTTCCTCCACTCCGACGCCGGCGACAAGAACGACTACGACTGGTAGGTGCTGCCTTTTACTGACGCAATCTGCTAATTCCGTGCTGTTCGGATTGCCCGGGCGACGAAATCATTGCCGCAGACAAAGGCTGGAGCTAACTGGGACTCCACCATTGCGAATTGAATCCAACTTTCGTTTTTGTTGCTGGGCTGTTCATTGCTTGGTGCTGGTGCCCTGAAGTTTGAACTGTCTATAAATGCAGTGTTTGCTTTGGTCTGATGCATGTATGTCTCCGCACGAGTGGGAGAAACTCCTGACATGCGGTGGCCTTACTTATTCAGGAGCTATGTTCTAGATAGTCTTTGCTGAGGCCCCCATACTTTAATTGGCAGCTAAATTAATGTGCTGCTACTGTATATTTCGAATTGATGTGCAGAGATCTTATAAAATTTTGGGGTTGCAGTAATATGTGCTTTCAGCTTCTGTTGCCGCCTCCACCCTGCAGAGTTTTAATGCCAAGCCATAAAGCTTTGTCTTTTGCCCCAATTCAGTGTTGTTGGTTAGAGTTTACCTGTTGTTGTTAGAAAGGTGGTTGTGGGAGGTAGTAGTTGGCTCCCTTGTTGACCCTAGCCACTACTTCTTTCGTCGATAATGTGTGGTAATTAAGCTGTCCTTTTTTATTTTACACATTGAGCTGTAGGGTGTGCTATCTGGATGGAGATGCGATTGCAAGATCTTCCAGAGCTCTGTTTGTGGAGTTGTCAATTTGCCCCAGTTTTTTCTCTTTGCTTTTTTGGTTGGTTAATGGTTAACTAGTTAGGGCGACCATGATGCGGTGAACTTTCTGTGATTTTGCTGCATTTTTGTACGATGaaattgttttctttttctgaatAGGGGAgtgtagccccagcctctgcatcacacGGCTTTCTTTATTGCAAAGTAATAGTATCAAAGTATATTACAACTCATAGGTCACATAAAGTTGCAACGTGGATTAACCAATGAAATAGAGAAAAAGAACGGTGTCTAATCATGTTGGATTCTAAGCGATTGGCAAGATAGGTATTTTCAGGTTTTTCTAACTTAGCACCTACAAGCTACTTATCTTAGCCCTAGTAGATTTGATTGGTGTGGCTTGACTTGTTTGCTATGTTTTTGTCCTTAACGCCTGTTCAATCATTAGCGTGTTAGTAGTTGTGTGAGCGTTAGGTCTCCAGGAAGCCATATTATCATTTAAAACGTATTCTTTTTGTTAAGAGGACTATTGGATTGCTTGGTTGGTAGGTGGCAGGTGGACTATGGAACAAGTGCACATGATATCTGTCTTTGTTTGCTATGTGAATTTGATGGATGGAATTATGTACTGATCAGTAACAGAGAGTCATGAAAGGGATTCAAGTTACGTTTTATAAACCAGCTATTTAGCGTCCATCTCTTTCATCCTATGCATGATATAAAGTTCTGTTGCTACATGAATGCCACCATAGAACATTTTACTTGTCAGTGAATATGGTCGAACACTTTATTTTGATATTTATTGTTATGCTAAGTTAATCAAACACCATATGATGGCTTCTGAAGCCTTCACAGATGCAACTAGAATGTTACCCATTTTGATATGTTTGTTGCCTACCTTTACAAGTTCATTCTGCCACACCGTACATTTTAGTTAGAGACCAGTGTTGGGCTGCAGTTTCAGAGTACTTATCTGGCCTTCCTGACAATGAATCTGTTCACTTTCAGGCTTCTCACTCCACCAGGAACTCCACTATTCCCGTCTCATGAAGCTGCACCAAAAAGGTCTCCAGTGAGCCAAACTGGATCACCAAAGACTCGCCAAGCCGCCTTGAAATCTAGGGTGAGCACATGAAACCTGAGTGTTACTTGGTTTCTGCATGATTACCTACTGTGGTGAATATTTTTCAGttattcacataattcaacaaacttCTGCTCATGGCGGATGCAAACTGATATGATGTAACAAACTTCTGTGCACCATGTTAGAGTATATGAGTATATACTACTTCAGtttatgttttgaattatttcgaTTTTCATGCAGATAAGCTCTCCATAGATTTATCTCAAAGATAGTACTTTGTTGTCTCATAACTTTGTAATGTATTTGTATGCATATTTTGACATGTATATATCTGTGCAGTTGGTAATTAGTTGTTACTGTTGTTAACAAGACCTTTAGAATCTGGTTTTGGGGTCGCTGCTTTCTATACGCATGATGTTTACTTATAATTTCCTTTTTATCTGCTTTTGCATGGTACTATAGCTGGCCAATCATGCAGATCCTCCACCAAGAGCCACACTTCCATTGAGAACAGCATCGTCGAACAGCTTGAACTCAGCTGCAACAATTCGTCGGCCATCGTCATCTGGGGGGCTTACGTCTAATTCTTCGAGGCCTTCAACACCAACTGGACGTGCTGCACTGACCGCTACATCCAAAGGTTCAAGACCGTCAACACCTAATTCTCGGGCTACACTGCCTGGCAAGACTGAACCTACTGCCCCAAGATCGTCAACACCCACTTCCAGGTCAACACTTCCTGCAGCAAGGTCAACACAGCCCCCAGCAAGGTCAGCACAGCCTCCAGCAAGGTCAACGCAGCCTCCTGCGAGGTCAACAACGCCATCAAGGACAGCTGGCTCTGGTAGTGCCACCAGGACATCAATTCCTGCAGGCAGAGCATCAGCACCTGCTAGCAGATCATCaacacctacttcaagatcatcaATGCCTGCTACTAGATCAACTACACCTTTGTCCAGGCCCTCCTTACCAGCCCAAAGCAAGCCTGCATCAAGGTCATCAACCCCAACAAGGCGGTCTTCTGCCCCTGCCCCTGCCACCCAGCACGGTAACTTGCCCAGTCCAGTTCGATCCTCCAGACCAGGACCTACAATGCCCAAAACTTCTGCATCAGCAGCGACAACAACAGCGTTGGCACCTTCAAGGGGCAGCTCACCTACTGTCAGATCAAGACCATGGAAACCTTCTGAAATGCCCGGCTTCTCGCTTGATGCGCCTCCAAATCTGAGGACTTCACTACCAGAAAGACCAACCTCTGTCACTCGGGGTAGACCTGGAGCACCTAGTTCCAGATCTTCCTCTGTGGAGCCTGGGCCAGCTGGTCGACCAAAACGCCAGTCTTGCTCTCCTTCAAGAGGGAGGACTTCAAATGGCAGTGTGCCTTCGGGGAGTTCCATGCCGGCAGTGAGAAGATCACATCTTAACGGAGGTGACAGTGTGAACCCAGTTCAGATGGGCAATAAGATGGTTGAGAGGGTAGTGAACATGAGAAGACTAGTTCCTCCAAAACATGATGATCAAAGATCCAGCCTCAATAGTCTTTCTGGGAAATCTTTAAATTCTCCAGACAGCTCTGGCTTCGGCAGGTCATTGTCAAAAAAGTCGCTGGACATGGCACTTCGGCACATGGTAATTTACCCCCCTTTCATCTGTTTAGCCAACACCTAAAATCACTCCATTAGTTAAATTGAAACTGAGATGTAATTTTGCACAGGACATTCGGCGCAGCATTCCAAACAATTTACGGCCTCTTATGACGAGCATTCCAGCATCATCTGTGCATAGCGCCCGGTCGGGATCCACGAGGGGCAGACCACTAAGTGTATCGGACTCCCCTCTCGCAACAAGCAGCAACGCCAGCTCCGAGCCTAGCGTCAACAACAACCTGATGTGCTTTGACAGTATTGACATCGACGATGAGCTGTGCAGCAGCGATAGAGCAGGACATTATGCACGATGAGGTGCATCTATGCTAGTCCTATTATAAAGTTCTGACTGATGAATTCTTACGACCTCCAAATGTCCAGAGCGGCAGTGTAGAAGATCATCTCCAAGATGATCTGATGAGCTGCTCGATGTAATGTGGTAGCTGCTCTATGTAGGTTCATATATTTAGGTTCATATATTTATCCATTCATGTAATGTGGTAGCTGCTCTATGTTTGACTATCATCTGGACCTTTGTATGTTATTGATATGGAAGATTCTGTTTTTAATCTGTTCCTTCTTCGACCAGTTCGCTATGCTGGTACCAAAGCATGTCCCTCTGTCTGAACTGTATCAGCAATGTAAACTTGTTAGCCGTTTCTTTGAAGCACATGATATTGGAGTCGCCAGTTATGGTAGCCTATCTTACTGAATGTAGAATCCCATATTGTTAGGGCTGCTAGATTAATGTTATTGACAGCAAATACTGTTCTGAAATTAGCAAAATAGTTATCAGCTTACAGAAAGGTTGAGATAATCTGTCATGAACTGATCATCAGAATTTGAACAGATAACAGGTACAGCCGGAACAATGTAATACTGGACTATGTTGCTCTACTCTGGTACAAGGTGAACACTAGCTACCACAAGAAAAACTCCTgcgttttatttttgctactgCAAGGAGCTATTATGATCAAGGAATTATCGTGAAGATGACATAACCATCTCACAGATACTGTTGGAAGAGGAGAAGCTATGAGAGTTCCAAAACTGTTTCTTCAGAAGTCAAAATCAGTAACTTGCGATGGATCGAAGAGGAACGGATAGGGTAGGCAGACCAGGAGCCCCAGGAACAGAACGGCGACGCCAAGGCCGATGTAGGTATTATCAGGCTCTGTTATTTCCTCAGAGAGAGGAGCGATTGGACCCCGCtgcaggaagaagatgagcacCACAAAGTAGAAGGCGACGTCGCTGAAGAGCGACGAGAGCCCAAGCAATCCGATGGTGACACTGCTGAGCCGAGACGATACCTGTCACAGAGCCAAGTTTGGGTTCATCAGAGGGTGCATCACAAGCCGAGGCTGAGCAAGCACATAAGTTTTTCAGGTAGCTTTTAATCTCGCTTTATTGTTTAAGCAGCACCCTCTTTACCTTTCTTCCCCACATGGCGAACGCTATGCgaccgccgtcgagctctcctgcGGGGATGCTATTGATGGCGTTGATTAGGAGACCAGCCCAAGCCCATAAAACCAGTGGGTTGATGGATAGCTGTGTCCCTTCTTTTAGAACATCTCCGAGAATAAGCTTTGCTGTACCAAGGAAAGATGGATCAAACTAAGAAGAATTTGCATAATTCAAAAGCATGACGTGTTTACATAGTTCAAACACTTACCAAGACCACCGAGAAGAAATGATTGATGAAATACGGCTGGATCTACGATGATGCCGATGCCATCACTAGGA contains:
- the LOC124664402 gene encoding mucin-2-like, producing MEHSRAKRTLRKTKVPPKRVAMAEGGAGAGGRTLGAVIREKDEELALFLQMRRRRGQEADLLLDGDAGDDDGLLLLDPPPPPPPHAEPRAPAPAPAGYRMGGGFRRAPGGADDFLHSDAGDKNDYDWLLTPPGTPLFPSHEAAPKRSPVSQTGSPKTRQAALKSRLANHADPPPRATLPLRTASSNSLNSAATIRRPSSSGGLTSNSSRPSTPTGRAALTATSKGSRPSTPNSRATLPGKTEPTAPRSSTPTSRSTLPAARSTQPPARSAQPPARSTQPPARSTTPSRTAGSGSATRTSIPAGRASAPASRSSTPTSRSSMPATRSTTPLSRPSLPAQSKPASRSSTPTRRSSAPAPATQHGNLPSPVRSSRPGPTMPKTSASAATTTALAPSRGSSPTVRSRPWKPSEMPGFSLDAPPNLRTSLPERPTSVTRGRPGAPSSRSSSVEPGPAGRPKRQSCSPSRGRTSNGSVPSGSSMPAVRRSHLNGGDSVNPVQMGNKMVERVVNMRRLVPPKHDDQRSSLNSLSGKSLNSPDSSGFGRSLSKKSLDMALRHMDIRRSIPNNLRPLMTSIPASSVHSARSGSTRGRPLSVSDSPLATSSNASSEPSVNNNLMCFDSIDIDDELCSSDRAGHYAR